TTcaccaaaaatatatttcaaatcaaatttgaATTATGTATATACATTATATCGGTAATCCAGCCATATCAACCTACTGATTCGGGCAGTCGTTGGGCGTCTGCTTTTTGTTGCCGGCTGACTTGGGGCCCTTTGGTGGCGGTgcatcgtcgtcgtcgtacTCATCCTCCTCGTTCTCGTCGTACTCCTCTTCGTCATCGTCGTCCTCATCGTCGACGATGTCGCCAGTGTAGTAAAGAACTGCTTTTGGAATAATTCTGGCGCGCAAGAAGTGACCAATTTCGAAGTCGGTGGCCAGGATCTGCTGGGAATCGTCGTCGACTTCCTCCGGGTCGCTCGAGACCACTGGTGGGTTGAAGAAATTGAAGAAAGAATCCGTCGGGACCTGCTTGACAATGGTGCGCACTGCGCCGCGCTCCTTGTGCTTCTGCTTCTTGCGGATGGTCTTCACAGTAAGGTTCATCTTCTTCTCCCAGTTAATGGTGCACCCCTGTAATTGGTTTTGTTTCGATTAGAAATCCCTTGTTGCCTCTAGAGTTCAGCTAGCTTACAGTGCACTTGTAGATCTCTGGGCCTTCGAATGCAAACGGATCGTCGGGATCCACGGTGGATTTCAGAACGTACTGCTTTGTGAGAACCGAGTTGGAGAAGTACTCGTTCTTGTCGAAGTGGAACTCCAAGGTGTACGAATGCTAATGAATAAAGCGGTTTAGACGGGCAGGACTACTAGAACTATTGGCCAGCAAACTCACCCCGTTGTCGTACTTGATGGAAATATCGATTAGCTTGCGGATGGCGGGCTCGTCGTGCGGCTGCACCATCTCGGACATAATGGCCGTGTTGCGGAACACCGTCAGCCAGAAGCCGGGAATGCCCTTGGCATCCTTGGGAATACTTTTCAAACTGCTCAGGGCCTCGCGGAAGTGCTCGGCATCGGCCTCGTTGTCGGTCGACGTCTCCGGTTCCTTCCACTGGGGCTTCTCCTCGGCGGGGTCCACCTTGCCCTCGATGATCTCCCTGCGCTTATCGAACAACGGCTGGTACTGCACCTGGTACTTCTGCTCCAGCTTGTAGACGTCCTCAAAGAACTGGGCCTCGATGTTCAGGTGCTGCAGCTGTAGGTTTTTCAGGAACACAATCCGATTCTGCACCGGAGCCGGCAGCATCTTGACCATTTGCTGCAGATACTGCCGCCGCATGACCGAGTTCATGTAGGCGGGCCTGAAAAGTGGGTTGAGTGCGTCATTCCCCTGCTTCGCTTGCCAAAATGTTGCCACCCCCCTCTCACTACTCACATCGACTGGCAGTCCGAGCCGGACTTCTCATCCTCCACTTCGTTGCAGGACTCGGGGTCGTGTCCTTCGGCTGGGGCGTCCATTGTTCAATAAATGCTGATCTCACTGCAAGATTCTCGATTAGTGTCTGTTGCCAATTGTTTGCACCCTGCAACTTTTTCGCAAGTGATGTACAGACTGATGTACACATGTGCACATGCATATGCATAGGTGCACATTCTTATACAGAAAATTGCCACTGCGCTGCCATCCCAGACTGGGATTTACTTGGTAAGAGGGAGCCGCATATTTACTCGAGCAGCTGAATTTCACAGACTATATAGCATATTTGCACCCATAGAAGGGCGTTGTAAAAACTAATACGCCATTCGGCGAATCTgcctgcgtgtgtgtgtgtgtgcatgtgcgATTCAATCGAATTACCATACATCGCGCTTTTGCAAAACACGTGGTGGACCGAAATAAGCTCGAATATAGACGAAATTCGGGGTCAGTCGGCAACTTTGACCACGAGCGCGTGCTCCCAGTGCCTGGCCGGTGAATTGGCCTCCAAATTGCCGCCAATCAGTCAGAAATTCGCCACTTACCTTCGGTTAGAACAGACGCACGATGAGCACCGCCacaaaaaaagtttaaaaaggAATGCTGCGCTTCGCTAGTGAGGAGTCCATTTTCTTCAAAACGTGCTATTTCAGGACGGGCTGCGGTCACACTAACTCCCCAGCCGAGACGCAAACCCTCCAAGTGCAACactatttttaatttaaattttttaatttttagatAATAATTTGAATGGGCTATTTACAAGTTGTACTCACATAACACAAAGTTAGCTAGCTGAATtcaacatttgaaattcatttagTTGCTTAACAACAAGCAAAGCTTCAGCTTTATTGCACCAGATCAGTGATAAGTTTAATCGTTGCATgctatttaatatattaaatttaatatttttttaacaaaCTAAACTTTAACTTAGAAATATAGCGGTAAATTTTAAGAATCGAGATGCTTGTGATCCTGAATTGCCTATCGATACTATCGGCtaaataaaaccaaataaaacaGCTGTGGCTTAAGTTATAACTATATTTAATAGAACTtcgcttaaaaataaaaacctgagttgaaatatataaacattCTGAAGAGCTCCTTACAAATCGGATTTCTTTTAGGACGTCGAACAAGAGATTTGGATATGCTGGCCCAACTATCGGCTAACTTAGTAACTACtgaattttaaacaatttaaggATATGTGCCAAATACAAGCACAGGATCAAAGTTATTCCGTTTAATCCGTTCCTATTTACGGGTTTATTGACTTCtgtagcaaaaaaaaactaaaataagtAGCACGAATGTACTGTGCAAATTTGGGAATTATACCAAAATGCGCCGTTctgcaaattaaaaatatttttagggacccaatatatatatgtatatatgcatatgaATATAATATGTATTTACATACGTACACCCACATCGGCGCACATCAGATGCCCATATAGCCAATTAGACTCTTTTCACTGCCTTGTAAACTTAGCGCGGAATCAGTAATTTTCTGCGTTCACGGACGCCGAGGCGGAATCATCCATAAGATGGTATCATGGGTGCTAATTGCAATAAACATATCTTGGGGGACGTGTTTTCCAAAATACAATCGCCACTCGGCGTCCCCTATGCGTTACATTTGATTTCAATTGGACTTTTCATTAATACTACGCTTTCCCCCACTCGCGATTCCAAAGTATATACGGTGgaaaatcattttgtattACTCATGCGCCTTTAATATgatagttttattttattcgtACAATTGAAAAGTTCACCCACATCGGGCAGCAGGAGTCGAAGCCCCCAAAAGTAAACACAATTCCTCGAAGGACGTTTCCGTTGGCTCTGCCCAGCACAAGTGCATCGGATCGCATCGCattggatcggatcggatcgtcGGTGAAGGCGAGTTCCAGGCGCTTGCCCAAGTAAATCGAATCGAGTGAATCCGCTGTCCCCCAAAAGCATTCCCGCACGAGTGTCCGGGTGTCCAGTGGCTGGCCTGGGCGGGCACATCCTCGGGTTAGATAACACCGTCCAGTCCATCCTGctccaccaccatcaccaccaccacttctgcgtatgtatgtacatgcgTGCGTATGTGCGTGTTTGGATGTACGTATCTGCATGCACCTCTTTGTGTTCCACGTACATAGCCCCGTATCTGCGCTAATCTATCTGCCCCCTGTTGTGTGTACGCGGCTGCGACGGCCCAATCGATGGGAACAGATTTGTGCACTTATCAGCGCGCGGGTAATGGCCTCCACCTGGGCCAGCTGCCTCGTCCGTGTTCGGGATGAGCCCGATCTCGCTGAGCGCCACACACATGCTCGCCTATCAAAAAGTCGCTGCGTGAGGGGGTGGAATCATGGTGGCAGGGTCAGGAAACCGCCAAAACCGTTCCTACTACGCAGCGCATCTTGTGTGTCCCAAGTCGTGCCTTATGTAACCAAGCCGGTGACATAACACTGCTGAGGCATACTAAATGGCGCTAAATGCTCGTTATCTTATGCTCGCAGCTCACAGCTCGCGGCGAGTGCTGGGCGATTAGCGCCAGAGATCGGGAACAGGCTTTATCTCTGCCCGAAAGTGGAGCATACATCGCAGGTGCAGTGGCACCTTTCGGGCAGACACCCACCAAGTTCGATGGTCATGTGATAGCGGGCTACTAATCTCATGCAAATAGTGCGACTCACTAGATACCTTCGATCACGGGTTATCACACCAGTTGAGGTGCGGCAGTAATGAAGGGGGCGGACTAACCGTCTTAGTGATTTGGTGGGCTTTGCAATTCGGAACCGAAATGGAATCCTTATCTTGGGAGCTTATGTGAATTCGGAACCAGCTGCACTGGACTGCGCGATCGTCGGGAATGCTTTTGATCGCTAATTCCTAGTCGTGCCCTCGGCAGGGTCTCCATGGTAGCAACCACGATACTAATGTCATTCCAATTTCAGAGTGCCTTACATCCACAAATATGCCAGATAGATTTCAAGTTACAAAGGCTGACGAGGACACCGCGTTGGACTACAACCAGGATGAGTCTGCGAGCGGCAAGCTACTGGGGGACATCCACGACGAAACCCTAGGTGAGAACTATGGGTCGTACGATGGTAAGgatgttttcatttttatttgtgctACTATTATTACTCTAGTTTGACTATTAACTATAAGAGCTCGTTTCTTAATATATAGATACATACTTAGATAGATGTATACATACACAAGAACCATTAACACTGAAGAGATTGTGTGCACTTTCATCTGGTCCTTGCTGAGTTTCGTTCCATCGGCGCACTTCGCCTGCTCACCCCAGGCTCACGCATTTCCCCTCCCTCGAGTGACTACTGTATGCCCAGATAGAGCTTACGGCCCTGCAATCCTATCCTGAGCTGCCCCAGTTGCCCCAGTCCGAGTCCAGGATGTCCTGGTGACACATTTCGCGGCTGCTGTAAGCCAAAGCTCGTTGTACCTGCCGAAAGCtcgcagagagagagagagggagagcgagagagagattGAGGGCGGTGCAGCTTTCTCGCAATCCCTTCCAGCGGACGTCGGATGCTGGGCGAGagtggctggctggctggctggcaggCGGGCAGGTCCTGGCCAAGGCAGTGGGCTCAGTGGGCCCACTGGGCTGTGGGCCACCGAATGGAAATGTACACCTGCAACGAGGCGCTCTCCATTCTCCCAGCACAGCTCAGCTCAGCCCAGCTCAGCATCGCTCTCGATTTCGCTCTCCtgcgagagtgtgtgtgtattaaAAATGTGTGTAGACAAAAGCTTTCGATTTCATCTCAATTGAACGCTCAGGGTCCTGGGCAACATAATTTTTATTCGGCCGAATACCAACAGTTTTCTTAGTTTTTCTATTAATCCGAACGAAAAGTAGCATACATCTGAGCGTTTTCGCTCGCCTAAAATAACTTTAGAAGGAGTCTTCTTTCGCATAATACAAAAAACCttaaaaaaatacgaaaaaaacgagaaaaaatGAGAAACCAGTTCTTTTTGAGCACCTTTAACAAATAACATACTTTAAACAATCGACGAAATTCTAACAATAATCAAATACATGAATACAAGTGCGTTCAACCACAAAGTGTGTCCAAAGTCCCTCCCGGAGACCCCAGATCCGGGCACTCGGTGTCGAGGATTACCCCGCATTCCCATAGAAGGGCCTCATTTCGTAACCATTTTCAGCTGCATTCCGCACTTTCGGTGCATTTAGCCAGCTCGAGAGCCGCTTTACGGTGAAAAGGACGACTCTACGGCATTTATTTACCGCCCCACGACGACGGCCTGAAAATCCTTGACCTAAATTAATCggttacatatttttttttctgtccGAGCTGGCTCAACTTTCGCAGCAGCATCCCCGCTCGCCCTGCCTGCCGCACGCAGTTTTTGATTCACCTCCCATCCCACCTCCGAGGTCCTGGGGCATTTCCCGATTAGGAGCTCCCTTCCGAAACCAAACCCAAATCTCGAGTATATAGGCGCACGTCCGCAGACATGTGAATATATACACCGCATCGGCCACGCCTTTTGGGTTATATAACCCCAATGCGTGGAGCCCCGCCTGCAGAAGGACCATGCCCACTTAGTTCTTAGTTCTCGACCACGTTCTCCTCTAGTGTTACCTAATTTTAAGTGAACAAAGTGCAATCTAGAGCAAGGGTTTGAAGCCAAACAACCAACGTTAACATGCAAAGTAACAGTGCAAAAGATGATTCGGatgaaatggaaataatacCATCCGAACACAATGGTACAGTTCACGAAACCAAAAATGAAGGTATGCGGGGGATCGTCAATTAtatagtatatacatatatagtgtTCACTAGCAGTACTTAGTAGCTTGATTACATAACGTGAGATGATAGCCTAACCCCAGTCCATCATGTGCTCCTCCCCACAGACTCAGGTGATATCCACAGGGCGGAGGAGAACCAGAAGTCCAGCATCGACCCAAATCTATATCTGTACGACGATGATTTGGAGACCAGGCCCCATATATCAACGTTCATTTCATCAATTGCCAATTATGAGAACACGATACCAGCGGCCACCGATCCCGATGCAAAGCCGGCAGCTCCATCGGCTCGAATGGGTATGTTCGCCGCGCATTAATTAACTTGCTTGTTCCATCTTCCCCCATATTGAAAGGCATGTGCACAATGGAATCGCAGCAAACAACAAAGCTGCGGAGGAATGATTGCTGTAATCCCCTCAAAGTGTTTCAGCCTTCACTGTGCGGGCGAATATTATAGAGCTGTtcgaaagtatgcaacagtGTGCAGTGGTGTGGCACAATCGGAGGAAATCGCTCCCGCGCTGAGTGCACACTTTCGGGCACCTCCTTAAATGGTTTCATGAAACTGGTGACCCCAAGCATTCCCCATCAATCCTCTAACGCTCGTTTCAATGTCTCATAAGGTACCCTAATTGGAGTGTTCTTGCCATGCATTCAAAACATCTTTGGTGTCATATTGTTCATTCGGTTAACATGGGTTGTTGGAACGGCTGGCGCCGTGTGTGGATTCCTGATTGTTCTGACCTGCTGCTGTGTGGTAAGAACGTCCTGCAGCTGAGCCCTCCCCCACTTGGCCTCACTCCAAACTCCTCTTTGCAGACCATGCTAACCGCGATCTCGATGTCGGCCATTGCAACGAACGGGGTGGTTCCGGCGGGCGGGAGTTACTTCATGATATCACGGTAATTACAATGACATTGGCAGGAGGTAGTAACTCTAATGGTGCCACCATTAACGTTAACAGATCCCTGGGCCCTGAATTCGGCGGAGCGGTGGGAATGTTGTTCTATACGGGCACCACGCTAGCAGCGGCGATGTACATCGTTGGTGCCGTGGAAATCGTATTGGTGAGTTAAGAGCGCCCACTCCCGGGCACCAATTCCAGGCGCAGTTCCACTCGAAAGTGCCATTACTTAAGCACTCATTAATTATTCATTGCAGACATACATGGCGCCGTGGGCATCGATATTTGGGGACTTCACCAAGGATGCTGACGCGATGTACAACAATTTCAGGGTCTACGGCACTTTGCTGCTCATCTTTATGGGTGAGTTAAGCCGGGGGGCCACTAGTGAGGAGCAAACATTAATGTCCCGCCACTAAATCAAGGTCTCATTGTGTTCCTGGGCGTGAAATTCGTCAATAAGTTCGCGACGGTGGCCCTGGCCTGCGTCATCCTTTCGATAATAGCGGTGTATGTGGGAATATTTGACAATATCCATGGCAACGAAAAGCTATAGTAAGTATGCGCCAAGTACGAGCCTCTTGAGCGGCCACCTAATCTCCGCCCGATTGCAGCATGTGTGTTCTGGGAAAACGACTCTTGAAGGACATCCCGCTGGAGAATTGCACAAAGGAAGACTCCTTCTTACGCGACATATACTGCCCAGATGGTAAATGCGAGGAATACTACCTGGGTAAGATCCCTTCATACATGCAGAGTGTTCCATACCGAAACTACAATGCCTATTCCTCATCCTCCACAGCCAACAATGTGACCAAAGTCAAGGGCATCAAGGGTTTGGCCAGTGGCGTGTTCTACGACAACATCTTCCCTTCGTTCCTGGAGAAGGGCCAGTTCATATCCTACGGCAAGAGTGCAATCGACATTGAGAACACCAGTGGAGAGTCATACAACCAGATCATGGCCGACATTACCACGTCGTTCACCCTTCTTATCGGCATCTTCTTCCCATCGGTGACAGGTTAGTAGCATCTCGCAGACACAACTATTCAGATATTTAACCCACTATATACTAGGCATCATGGCTGGATCCAATCGATCGGGCGACCTGGCTGACGCCCAGAAGAGCATACCCATCGGAACGATATGTGCCATTCTGACCACCAGCACAGTCTACTTATCCAGCGTTATGTTCTTCGCCGGCACAGTGGATAATCTCCTGCTGAGGGACAAGTGCGTAGCAAAGTGATTCTGAATCTTCCATGTACTTATCATCGACCTACCATTCCAGATTCGGTCAGTCTATCGGTGGCAAGCTGGTGGTGGCCAATATCGCCTGGCCAAATCAGTGGGTTATTCTGATTGGCTCCTTCCTCTCCACCTTGGGCGCTGGTCTGCAGAGTTTGACTGGAGCACCCCGCCTGCTGCAGGCGATTGCCAGGGATGAGATCATTCCCTTCCTGGCTCCGTTTGCCAAGTCCTCGAAGCGTGGCGAACCCACCCGTGCACTGCTCCTGACCATCGTCATTTGCCAGTGCGGCATCCTGTTGGGTAAGCACCGGATCGTATCACCTTGTGTGTGCTGCGATTATAATATCTATACCAAATACAGGCAACGTGGACTTGCTGGCTCCTCTGCTGTCCATGTTCTTCCTCATGTGCTACGGCTTTGTCAACCTGGCCTGCGCCGTACAAACCCTGCTGAGGACTCCCAACTGGAGACCGCGCTTCAAGTTCTACCACTGGAGCTTGTCGCTCATCGGCCTGACGCTGTGCATATCAGTCATGATCATGACTTCCTGGTATTTCGCACTGATTGCTATGGGAATGGCCATCATCATCTACAAATACATAGAGTACCGCGGGTGAGTTAATCACAGATCATATACACCCAGAGCACCCACTAATCCATCCAACCAATTGCAGTGCTGAGAAGGAGTGGGGTGATGGCATTCGTGGAATGGCCCTGACCGCCGCCAGGTACTCGCTCCTCCGTCTGGAGGAAGGCCCACCGCATACGAAAAATTGGCGTCCCCAAATTTTGGTGCTTTCGAAGCTCAACGATAACCTCTTGCCAAAGTACAGGAAGATATTCTCCTTTGCCACCCAGCTGAAAGCTGGCAAGGGATTGACGATTTGTGTGTCTGTGATAAAGGGCGACCACACCAAGATCACCAACAAAGCCGTGGATGCGAAGGCCACGCTGCGCAAGTACATGACCGACGAGAAGGTGAAGGGCTTCTGCGATGTCCTGGTAGCCCAGCAGATTGGCGAAGGCCTCAGCTCAGTGTAAGTTGGCTTAGCCATTGCGGAGGGATGACTGAGGCCACTAATAACTGAATTCTCAACACAGCATCCAAACCATCGGACTGGGGGGCATGAAGCCCAACACAGTCATCATCGGATGGCCGTACAGCTGGCGGCAGGAGGGCAGGAACAGCTGGAAGACCTTCATCCAAACGGTCCGCACGGTGGCCGCCTGCCACATGGCCCTCATGGTGCCCAAGGGCATCAACTTCTACCCAGAGTCAAACCACAAAGTAGTATTTACC
This genomic interval from Drosophila mauritiana strain mau12 chromosome 2R, ASM438214v1, whole genome shotgun sequence contains the following:
- the LOC117135519 gene encoding nucleosome assembly protein 1-like 1 → MDAPAEGHDPESCNEVEDEKSGSDCQSMPAYMNSVMRRQYLQQMVKMLPAPVQNRIVFLKNLQLQHLNIEAQFFEDVYKLEQKYQVQYQPLFDKRREIIEGKVDPAEEKPQWKEPETSTDNEADAEHFREALSSLKSIPKDAKGIPGFWLTVFRNTAIMSEMVQPHDEPAIRKLIDISIKYDNGHSYTLEFHFDKNEYFSNSVLTKQYVLKSTVDPDDPFAFEGPEIYKCTGCTINWEKKMNLTVKTIRKKQKHKERGAVRTIVKQVPTDSFFNFFNPPVVSSDPEEVDDDSQQILATDFEIGHFLRARIIPKAVLYYTGDIVDDEDDDDEEEYDENEEDEYDDDDAPPPKGPKSAGNKKQTPNDCPNQ